One genomic region from Bacillus sp. SLBN-46 encodes:
- a CDS encoding ABC transporter ATP-binding protein, whose product MLSLQNVSVKYGSFTAIQNVNIEVNEGEIVVLLGSNGAGKSTTFRTISGLSKPASGEIFFEGKRLNRTSADQIVKLGIGQCPEGRKLFPAMSVQENLRMGAYVHRGKKEEYKHSLEHVYELFPILMEKKNDAAGSLSGGQQQMLAIGRALMSKPKLMLLDEPSIGLAPLIVEQMFEVIQKINKEGTTILLAEQNANAALKIADKGYVFENGSIVLQGTSEELFANDEVRKAYIGA is encoded by the coding sequence TTGCTTAGTTTACAAAATGTCTCTGTCAAATATGGTAGTTTTACAGCCATTCAAAACGTGAACATTGAGGTTAATGAAGGCGAAATCGTCGTTCTATTGGGGTCAAATGGCGCCGGAAAAAGTACGACCTTTCGAACCATTAGCGGTCTAAGTAAGCCTGCCTCTGGAGAAATCTTTTTCGAAGGCAAAAGATTGAATCGAACGTCGGCTGATCAAATTGTAAAATTAGGAATCGGTCAATGTCCGGAGGGAAGGAAACTGTTCCCTGCCATGTCTGTCCAGGAGAATCTTAGAATGGGTGCCTATGTACACCGTGGAAAAAAGGAAGAATACAAGCATTCTCTTGAGCATGTATACGAGCTGTTTCCGATTCTAATGGAAAAAAAGAACGATGCTGCAGGCTCTCTAAGCGGTGGTCAGCAGCAAATGCTCGCGATTGGCAGAGCATTAATGTCAAAACCGAAGCTGATGCTGCTTGACGAACCCTCTATTGGTCTTGCGCCGTTGATTGTGGAGCAGATGTTTGAGGTCATTCAAAAAATTAACAAAGAGGGGACTACCATCCTGTTAGCAGAACAAAATGCAAATGCGGCATTAAAAATTGCAGATAAAGGCTATGTGTTTGAGAATGGCTCCATCGTCCTTCAAGGCACTTCAGAAGAATTATTTGCGAATGATGAAGTGAGAAAAGCGTATATAGGTGCTTAA
- a CDS encoding ABC transporter ATP-binding protein has protein sequence MQFLETRNLTKKFGGLVAVNQVDFKIEQGKINAIIGPNGAGKSTFFNLISGFHQPSSGQVIFKGKDITTLPSNKIAELGVARTFQTTNLFEQSTVLDNVIVGHRLRTKSNLLDAIFRTPRLRSEEKQCREKAMEVLEFVDLKQAANKLVGSLTQEEKKRTAFALALATDPEIVFLDEPAAGVNPDETEGLADLMKKMVSKGITVCLIEHKMSMIMRIADKIMVLNYGEKIAEGRPEEIRNNEAVIKAYLGGSAIA, from the coding sequence ATGCAATTTTTGGAGACGAGAAATCTAACAAAGAAATTTGGCGGCCTGGTTGCTGTGAATCAAGTGGATTTTAAGATAGAACAAGGAAAAATAAATGCCATTATTGGTCCAAACGGGGCCGGTAAGTCGACTTTTTTCAACTTAATCAGCGGTTTTCATCAACCAAGCTCAGGACAGGTCATTTTTAAAGGAAAGGATATTACCACGTTACCTTCCAATAAAATCGCAGAGCTTGGAGTGGCACGAACCTTCCAAACAACGAATTTGTTCGAACAATCCACGGTTCTTGACAATGTCATCGTTGGACATCGCTTGCGGACGAAGTCCAATTTACTGGATGCCATTTTTCGCACACCACGCTTAAGAAGCGAAGAGAAGCAATGCCGCGAAAAAGCAATGGAAGTGTTGGAGTTCGTTGATTTAAAACAGGCAGCCAATAAACTCGTTGGCAGCTTAACGCAGGAAGAAAAAAAGCGAACGGCATTTGCCTTGGCGTTAGCCACGGATCCTGAGATTGTATTTCTAGATGAACCAGCGGCCGGTGTAAACCCGGATGAAACAGAAGGGCTGGCAGATTTGATGAAAAAGATGGTAAGTAAAGGAATCACAGTTTGCTTAATCGAGCACAAAATGTCGATGATTATGAGAATTGCCGATAAAATTATGGTTCTGAATTATGGGGAAAAGATCGCCGAAGGAAGACCGGAGGAAATTCGTAATAATGAAGCGGTTATAAAAGCGTACTTGGGAGGGAGCGCCATTGCTTAG
- a CDS encoding branched-chain amino acid ABC transporter permease, with product MEILIQQLFNGLTIGSVYALVALGLTLVYGILHIPNFAHGALYMMGGYITLTMMTKFGLHYWVAIFVSILVVGLLGVMMERFVFHPLREAPPIHDKIAAIGILLFLEAFAQFYWGAEYQSMPTPYGQVVQILGLTFTMQRILIVVAAIVVMILLYLFLKKTFTGATIIAMSQNREGANLVGINTNKVAMLTFMISGGLAAIASSLSAPINLVFPGMGQLVILKAFVIIILGGMGSIPGAIVGGYILGFSESLGATYISNDYKDIIAFVLLVIILTVKPTGLFSKGGH from the coding sequence ATGGAGATTCTTATTCAGCAGCTGTTTAATGGCTTAACCATTGGAAGCGTTTATGCCCTTGTTGCCTTAGGTTTAACGCTCGTTTATGGTATCCTGCACATTCCAAATTTTGCGCATGGAGCATTATACATGATGGGTGGATACATAACCTTAACGATGATGACCAAGTTTGGGCTTCATTATTGGGTCGCTATTTTTGTTTCAATTCTAGTTGTGGGTCTTCTTGGTGTCATGATGGAACGGTTTGTCTTTCACCCGCTTAGAGAAGCACCGCCAATCCACGACAAAATTGCTGCCATTGGAATTCTCTTATTCTTAGAAGCTTTCGCCCAATTTTATTGGGGGGCAGAATATCAAAGTATGCCTACTCCCTATGGGCAAGTCGTTCAAATCCTAGGATTGACGTTTACGATGCAGCGGATCTTGATTGTTGTTGCAGCCATTGTCGTCATGATTCTTCTCTATCTTTTCTTGAAAAAAACCTTCACAGGGGCAACCATCATTGCCATGTCACAAAATCGGGAAGGCGCCAACCTGGTTGGTATTAACACAAACAAGGTGGCCATGTTAACTTTTATGATTTCTGGCGGGCTTGCTGCCATTGCATCCTCACTATCTGCACCTATTAATCTAGTGTTTCCAGGAATGGGACAGCTAGTTATTCTAAAAGCCTTTGTTATCATTATCCTCGGTGGTATGGGAAGTATCCCGGGAGCCATTGTAGGTGGATATATTTTAGGCTTTAGTGAAAGCCTAGGCGCAACCTACATTTCAAACGACTACAAAGACATCATCGCTTTCGTTCTTCTTGTGATTATCTTAACAGTAAAACCAACAGGCTTGTTCTCAAAGGGGGGACACTAA
- a CDS encoding long-chain fatty acid--CoA ligase, whose product MLTLHYEYWPKISKSLKVPATSLYDNLRVSAARYPDQAAIFYYGNKLSYQQLDEEVNALAGYLQHKLGVKTGEKVLLFMQNSPQFVIGYYAILRANAVVVPINPMLVADELEFYVRDCEIKTALAGQELYDRVRPLLGTTTLENLLLAAYSDYAGTGFEAMLPKEVEAPSVPFSEAGHYLWNDAIQAKIAPSEHTAKGDDLAVLPYTSGTTGLPKGCMHTNRTVNANTVGAYHWSNTTPNAVHLMSLPLFHVTGMVHSMHMPIYSGSTMVILTRWNRDAAVEMIKSLQCTHWVTIATMIVDFLANPKLKAEDISSLTSISGGGAALPEAVGEKLFKLSGLRFVEGYGLSETIAQTHFNPAERPKMQCLGIPSFDVDAKIIEPATGKELGVGEVGEIIVNGPQVMVGYFNRDDENRSAFIEIDGKSYFRTGDIGRYDEEGYFFMVDRVKRMINASGYKVWPTEVESYLYKHPAIQQACVVGVPDPRRGETVKAFVILNEGFEGKVSEEEIIEWSKQHMAAYKYPRLIEFRKQFPMTSSGKILWRTLQEEEKEKVTNKVQ is encoded by the coding sequence ATGCTTACTCTTCATTACGAATACTGGCCAAAAATCTCTAAATCATTGAAAGTTCCTGCAACCTCTCTTTATGACAACCTACGAGTGAGTGCTGCCCGTTATCCGGACCAGGCTGCCATTTTTTATTACGGAAATAAGCTCTCCTATCAACAGCTGGATGAGGAAGTCAATGCACTTGCCGGATACCTACAACATAAGCTTGGGGTAAAAACGGGTGAAAAAGTATTGCTTTTCATGCAAAATTCACCGCAATTTGTGATAGGTTATTATGCGATTTTAAGAGCAAATGCCGTGGTTGTTCCGATCAATCCGATGTTAGTTGCCGATGAATTAGAATTTTACGTGCGAGACTGTGAAATCAAGACAGCTCTTGCAGGTCAAGAATTATATGACCGAGTCCGTCCATTATTAGGTACGACTACACTAGAAAACTTACTGCTTGCAGCCTATTCAGATTATGCAGGGACCGGGTTTGAAGCGATGCTTCCAAAAGAGGTGGAAGCTCCAAGTGTGCCATTTTCTGAGGCTGGTCACTATCTTTGGAACGATGCCATTCAAGCTAAGATAGCTCCATCTGAACATACAGCAAAGGGAGATGACCTAGCAGTCCTACCATATACATCGGGAACAACAGGTCTCCCAAAAGGCTGTATGCACACAAATCGGACGGTAAATGCAAATACTGTAGGCGCTTATCATTGGTCAAATACTACACCAAACGCAGTGCATTTAATGTCCCTACCGCTTTTTCATGTAACAGGGATGGTCCACAGTATGCATATGCCGATCTACAGCGGTAGTACAATGGTCATTCTGACAAGATGGAATCGAGATGCGGCAGTAGAAATGATTAAAAGTCTTCAATGTACCCATTGGGTAACAATTGCCACGATGATCGTCGATTTCTTAGCCAATCCAAAGCTGAAAGCAGAGGATATCTCCTCTTTAACCTCTATTTCTGGTGGAGGTGCTGCCCTTCCTGAGGCGGTAGGGGAAAAGCTATTTAAGTTATCGGGTTTACGGTTTGTCGAGGGCTACGGTTTATCTGAAACGATAGCTCAAACGCATTTCAATCCAGCAGAGCGTCCAAAGATGCAATGTCTTGGAATTCCCTCCTTTGATGTCGATGCCAAAATTATCGAGCCAGCGACAGGAAAAGAGCTGGGTGTCGGGGAAGTAGGGGAAATTATCGTCAATGGCCCGCAGGTAATGGTTGGTTACTTTAACCGCGACGATGAAAATAGAAGTGCTTTTATCGAAATAGACGGAAAATCGTATTTTAGAACAGGTGATATCGGCCGCTATGATGAAGAAGGCTATTTCTTCATGGTTGATCGTGTGAAACGGATGATTAACGCATCTGGTTATAAGGTATGGCCAACAGAAGTGGAATCGTATCTGTATAAGCACCCAGCCATTCAGCAGGCTTGTGTGGTGGGCGTACCTGATCCAAGAAGAGGGGAGACGGTGAAGGCTTTCGTTATATTAAACGAAGGCTTTGAAGGAAAAGTGAGCGAAGAGGAAATTATTGAGTGGTCGAAACAGCATATGGCTGCCTATAAATACCCAAGACTCATAGAATTCCGGAAGCAGTTCCCAATGACCTCAAGTGGAAAAATTTTATGGCGTACGCTTCAGGAAGAAGAAAAAGAGAAGGTAACAAATAAAGTACAGTAA
- a CDS encoding TetR/AcrR family transcriptional regulator has product MKRKLMETGIQLFDQNGFKSTSVQDIVQSLGVTKGTFYYYFSSKEELLKDIHLTYIEELVKKQEVILNNPYSDCIKKLYEIVFMLISSIKTERPSARIFSREMRHLSEKYIEEIKEKRTLFRKNTQRLIEDGIHQGRFKSGLRADILTMGILGITNWSFYWFNPTGEVPEEKVVEIYVDMILNGIAKNDSVYNKI; this is encoded by the coding sequence ATGAAGCGAAAATTAATGGAGACTGGAATCCAGTTGTTTGATCAAAATGGATTTAAATCCACGTCTGTACAGGATATTGTTCAATCGCTGGGTGTGACGAAGGGAACCTTTTACTATTATTTTAGCAGTAAGGAAGAACTGCTAAAGGATATCCACTTAACCTATATCGAGGAACTGGTAAAAAAACAGGAAGTAATCCTCAATAATCCTTACTCTGATTGTATAAAAAAGCTATATGAGATTGTGTTTATGCTAATCAGCAGTATCAAGACGGAACGACCGAGCGCCCGCATTTTTTCAAGGGAAATGCGGCATCTAAGTGAAAAATATATTGAGGAAATCAAAGAAAAACGGACGCTGTTTCGGAAAAATACACAAAGACTAATTGAAGATGGTATTCATCAAGGCAGATTTAAATCAGGTCTTCGCGCTGATATCCTAACGATGGGAATTCTGGGAATAACGAATTGGAGTTTTTATTGGTTTAACCCAACTGGGGAAGTCCCGGAGGAGAAAGTCGTGGAGATTTATGTAGATATGATCTTAAATGGAATCGCTAAAAATGACAGCGTTTACAACAAAATCTAA
- a CDS encoding thiolase family protein has protein sequence MKRDAVIVSAVRTAIGRQGGALAGVPAHVLGAEVIKEAVKRAKIQPEMIDDVIFGNVLSGGGNIARLTALQTGLSLDLPGLTVDRQCGSGINAINLAAQAIRAGDGDVYIAGGTESMSRAPYLMDRPEKPYSPMPPSFRKSQLSPKEIGDPPMGITAENLVEKYQISREEQDQFSLQSQQRMAVAMEEGRFEEQIVPITIPVKKGEPVVFNTDEHPRPQTTYEALAKLQPAFLKGGTVTAGNSSGLNDAASALVIMSREKAEELNLTPLAVVRHYAVAGVDPNIMGIGPVPAVRKVMEKSGLSIGEMDLIEINEAFASQVLACNRELGMDLEKVNVNGGAIAHGHPLGATGAILVTKAVYELKRSEGRYALITACIGGGQGIATIIERE, from the coding sequence ATGAAAAGAGATGCAGTAATTGTTTCAGCCGTACGGACGGCGATTGGTAGACAGGGAGGTGCACTTGCAGGTGTTCCAGCCCATGTCTTAGGTGCTGAGGTCATTAAAGAAGCAGTAAAACGAGCAAAGATTCAGCCTGAAATGATTGACGATGTGATTTTCGGCAATGTGCTTTCAGGTGGAGGAAATATTGCTAGATTAACAGCTTTACAGACAGGATTATCGCTAGATTTACCTGGGTTAACGGTGGACCGGCAGTGCGGATCGGGAATTAACGCGATTAATCTTGCCGCGCAAGCGATTCGGGCCGGAGACGGAGATGTGTATATTGCCGGTGGGACGGAAAGTATGAGCCGGGCTCCTTATTTGATGGATCGTCCAGAAAAACCGTACAGTCCTATGCCGCCAAGTTTCAGGAAGTCTCAACTGTCTCCAAAGGAAATTGGCGACCCTCCAATGGGGATTACTGCTGAAAATCTCGTTGAAAAATACCAAATTTCACGGGAGGAACAGGATCAATTTTCCCTCCAAAGTCAACAGCGGATGGCAGTTGCGATGGAGGAAGGACGGTTTGAAGAACAAATTGTGCCAATCACCATTCCTGTAAAAAAGGGTGAACCTGTTGTATTTAATACAGATGAACACCCAAGACCACAAACGACTTATGAGGCATTGGCGAAGCTGCAGCCTGCGTTTCTAAAGGGTGGAACGGTCACTGCTGGAAACAGTTCAGGATTAAATGATGCCGCATCGGCCCTTGTCATTATGTCGAGAGAAAAGGCAGAAGAATTAAATCTCACTCCGCTTGCGGTTGTTCGTCACTATGCTGTCGCAGGTGTTGATCCAAATATTATGGGTATTGGGCCAGTTCCTGCCGTAAGAAAGGTAATGGAAAAGTCTGGTCTATCCATCGGAGAAATGGACTTAATTGAAATTAATGAAGCGTTTGCCTCACAGGTACTCGCATGTAACCGCGAGCTTGGTATGGATCTTGAAAAGGTAAATGTGAATGGTGGAGCCATTGCCCATGGACATCCACTAGGTGCTACAGGGGCCATCCTCGTCACAAAGGCAGTCTATGAACTAAAACGGTCAGAGGGACGATACGCCCTCATTACCGCCTGTATTGGCGGAGGCCAGGGAATTGCCACCATTATTGAACGCGAATAA
- a CDS encoding SDR family oxidoreductase encodes MHVKDLFDLKGKVAIVTGGGRGLGQQIAEGFAEAGANVVVCSRRLEACEEVSEGLKKLGVESFALQCDVTNPEDVKHVVEKTVEKFGRIDILVNNSGASWGAPVEEMPLEAWYKVMNVNVTGTFLMSQAAGKVMLEQKSGKIINIASVAGLKGSNPKYMNAIGYNASKGAVITFTKDLAVKWGPEGIYVNAIAPGFFPTKMSKGLLDQGGEAILEGTPLRKFGSNTDLKGVALFLASPASDFVTGDIIVVDGGAHAM; translated from the coding sequence ATGCACGTAAAAGATCTTTTTGATCTCAAAGGAAAAGTAGCCATTGTTACAGGTGGTGGTCGAGGATTAGGACAGCAAATTGCCGAAGGATTTGCGGAAGCAGGGGCAAACGTAGTGGTCTGTTCCAGAAGACTGGAGGCTTGTGAAGAAGTGAGTGAAGGGCTGAAGAAGCTTGGGGTTGAGAGCTTTGCATTACAATGTGATGTTACAAATCCTGAAGATGTCAAACATGTCGTTGAGAAGACCGTTGAAAAATTCGGAAGGATTGATATTCTCGTCAACAACAGTGGCGCATCATGGGGAGCTCCAGTCGAAGAAATGCCACTTGAGGCTTGGTACAAGGTAATGAATGTGAATGTTACGGGCACCTTTTTAATGAGTCAGGCTGCTGGAAAAGTGATGCTTGAGCAGAAATCAGGAAAAATTATTAATATCGCTTCGGTTGCGGGTTTAAAAGGCAGTAACCCAAAATATATGAATGCTATTGGCTATAACGCAAGTAAAGGAGCCGTTATTACGTTTACGAAGGACTTGGCTGTGAAATGGGGACCAGAGGGTATCTATGTGAATGCGATTGCTCCAGGCTTTTTCCCAACAAAAATGTCCAAAGGGTTACTAGACCAAGGTGGAGAAGCGATTCTCGAAGGCACACCATTAAGAAAATTTGGCTCGAATACTGACCTTAAAGGTGTGGCGTTATTTTTAGCATCGCCTGCCTCTGATTTTGTAACCGGTGACATTATTGTAGTTGATGGCGGAGCACATGCCATGTAA
- a CDS encoding PaaI family thioesterase — protein MSVLNTELHKYIENNPFNNHIGFELVTEKNDEILLKLSLKRELLNTNKTVHGGVHASMLDAVQSIVLRSIYQSPVAAMNLDVHYFSPANSGHLFAKAKILQKGYKLATIEAEIVDDHQQLIAKGTGIYRIIRKG, from the coding sequence TTGTCGGTCTTGAATACGGAGCTTCATAAATATATAGAGAATAATCCGTTCAATAACCATATCGGTTTTGAACTAGTAACTGAAAAGAATGATGAAATCCTTCTTAAGCTTTCACTGAAAAGAGAGCTCCTAAATACTAATAAAACAGTTCACGGAGGAGTACACGCCTCCATGCTGGATGCCGTGCAATCCATCGTTCTTCGATCGATTTATCAATCCCCGGTAGCAGCAATGAATTTAGATGTCCATTATTTTTCACCAGCTAATTCTGGCCATCTCTTTGCTAAAGCCAAAATCCTTCAAAAGGGTTATAAACTGGCTACTATTGAAGCGGAAATAGTAGACGATCATCAACAATTGATAGCAAAAGGAACTGGCATCTATCGGATTATTAGAAAAGGATAG
- a CDS encoding PaaI family thioesterase, with amino-acid sequence MKMPETTSTFFDYMGFSGEWSDAFQLEIGMQPHLLQDDGTVHPGVFSTMLDIIMGANISLETQSFAATINLNLSFFDLLPKENYRAETTIVNQDGKYVMAEGTIFDQNHSLIAKGIGTFKTSPIIQG; translated from the coding sequence ATGAAAATGCCCGAAACTACATCAACATTTTTCGACTATATGGGTTTTAGTGGTGAATGGTCGGATGCGTTTCAGTTAGAAATCGGCATGCAGCCGCATTTGCTTCAGGATGACGGAACCGTTCATCCTGGGGTATTCTCCACCATGCTTGATATTATAATGGGAGCAAACATCTCTTTAGAGACCCAGTCATTCGCCGCTACCATTAACCTAAATCTATCATTCTTTGATCTTTTACCAAAAGAAAATTATCGTGCAGAAACAACGATAGTGAACCAAGACGGAAAATATGTCATGGCGGAAGGGACTATTTTCGATCAAAATCATTCGCTTATTGCGAAAGGGATAGGGACATTTAAAACAAGTCCAATTATACAAGGGTAG
- a CDS encoding thiolase family protein: protein MNDIVILSAVRTPVGRYGGALKSMNSGTLASIVIKEAVKRAGITTDQVDEVILGEVRQSTESSNVARVGALRAGVPETVPAFTINRLCASGLQAIASGAQQISSGQAEIVVAGGTESMSNAPLYLRNSRFGGDNTKLIDSNTEAGQQPQEIYGSQLGMGITAENVAERFSISREDQDAFAYESQLRATVAIKSNRFEDEIVPVEVKGKKSSITFSVDEHPRPETTIETLRKLKPVFKENGTVTAGNACGRNDGAAALVLTSRSHADGMGLKPMARIVDWSVVGVSPEVMGIGPVPAVKKLLERTGFTLADIDLFELNEAFASQALAVIRELNLDPDKVNVNGGAIALGHPLGATGAKIITTLIYELTQQQKKRGIATLCVGGGQGMAMMVEITT from the coding sequence ATGAATGATATTGTGATTCTTAGTGCCGTTCGTACACCAGTCGGCAGGTATGGCGGTGCATTAAAAAGTATGAATTCAGGGACTCTTGCTTCTATCGTCATTAAAGAGGCGGTGAAAAGAGCAGGAATTACCACCGATCAGGTCGATGAAGTTATTTTAGGCGAAGTTCGCCAATCCACTGAATCCTCCAATGTTGCTAGGGTCGGTGCATTACGAGCAGGGGTCCCTGAAACCGTACCGGCGTTTACCATTAACCGCTTATGTGCATCAGGGCTGCAGGCTATTGCATCAGGTGCCCAGCAAATCTCTAGCGGACAAGCGGAAATCGTTGTGGCGGGTGGAACAGAAAGCATGAGCAATGCCCCTCTTTATCTAAGAAACTCTCGATTCGGCGGTGATAACACAAAACTAATCGATTCCAATACGGAAGCGGGACAGCAGCCTCAGGAAATCTATGGAAGTCAGTTAGGAATGGGGATCACTGCTGAAAATGTCGCTGAGAGATTTTCGATTTCACGGGAGGATCAAGATGCTTTTGCATATGAGAGTCAATTACGGGCAACGGTAGCTATTAAAAGTAACCGGTTTGAGGATGAAATCGTCCCCGTTGAGGTGAAAGGAAAAAAGAGTTCTATTACCTTTTCGGTGGATGAACATCCAAGACCGGAAACCACGATTGAAACATTAAGAAAGCTTAAACCTGTTTTTAAAGAGAATGGCACGGTCACGGCTGGTAATGCCTGTGGACGTAATGACGGGGCAGCTGCCTTAGTGTTAACGTCTCGTAGCCATGCAGATGGAATGGGTTTGAAGCCAATGGCTAGAATCGTGGATTGGTCAGTGGTCGGAGTCTCACCAGAGGTTATGGGAATTGGTCCGGTGCCAGCTGTGAAAAAACTATTGGAACGAACAGGGTTTACACTTGCTGATATTGATTTATTTGAGTTAAATGAAGCCTTCGCCTCTCAGGCATTAGCTGTAATTCGTGAATTAAATCTTGATCCGGATAAGGTGAATGTGAACGGAGGTGCGATTGCACTTGGACATCCCCTTGGGGCCACCGGTGCAAAAATCATCACTACTTTAATTTACGAACTAACCCAGCAACAGAAAAAAAGAGGCATAGCCACTTTATGTGTTGGCGGAGGACAGGGAATGGCCATGATGGTAGAGATTACTACTTAA
- a CDS encoding acyl-CoA dehydrogenase family protein, with amino-acid sequence MNFELDEDILFMKKNVRDFIQTEVEAVAMQIEEENHIPERIIQLSKEMGLFGLSIPEEYGGLGIGMVGKCALYEEIGQTHNGYTTLIGAHTGIGSVGIVEMGNEEQKRRYLPDMANGDKIGAFALTEPAAGSNAANLKTTAVRKGNTYVLNGLKHYITNATEASVFTVMAVTDPEKGAKGITSFIVEKDFPGFQVGAVEKKMGLRGSHSAELIFEDCEVPVENVLGVEGQGYVNALKILANGRAGLASRNLGSCQKLLDMSTRYAKERIQFGKPIISNQAVSHMLAEMAVEIEALRSFTYRVAWMVDQGMKVIKEAAMLKLYGSEVYNRVADKAVQIHGGLGYIADYPVERFYRDARITRIYEGTSEIQKNIIAAQLEKEYS; translated from the coding sequence ATGAATTTCGAATTAGATGAAGACATTCTTTTTATGAAAAAGAACGTCAGGGATTTCATTCAGACAGAGGTAGAAGCAGTCGCCATGCAAATTGAAGAAGAGAACCACATACCGGAAAGGATTATTCAGCTGTCAAAAGAGATGGGCCTCTTTGGTCTAAGTATTCCGGAAGAATATGGCGGTCTTGGAATTGGAATGGTCGGTAAATGCGCCTTATACGAAGAAATCGGTCAAACACATAACGGATATACGACTTTAATTGGAGCCCATACCGGTATCGGATCAGTAGGAATTGTAGAAATGGGGAACGAAGAGCAAAAGAGAAGATATTTACCTGATATGGCAAATGGGGATAAAATCGGTGCCTTCGCTTTAACCGAGCCTGCCGCCGGTTCTAATGCCGCCAATTTAAAAACAACAGCTGTTAGAAAAGGGAATACTTACGTTCTTAACGGTTTAAAACATTATATTACTAACGCAACTGAAGCAAGCGTTTTTACAGTGATGGCGGTAACCGACCCGGAAAAAGGAGCCAAGGGAATTACCTCGTTTATTGTAGAAAAGGATTTTCCAGGGTTTCAGGTCGGTGCGGTTGAGAAAAAAATGGGCTTACGTGGATCACATTCAGCGGAATTAATCTTTGAAGATTGTGAGGTTCCAGTTGAAAACGTGCTCGGTGTAGAGGGTCAAGGCTACGTGAATGCGTTGAAAATTTTAGCAAACGGCCGTGCAGGCTTGGCCTCTCGTAATCTTGGTTCCTGTCAAAAGCTTTTGGACATGTCAACCAGATATGCCAAAGAACGGATTCAATTTGGAAAGCCGATTATCTCAAACCAGGCCGTGAGCCATATGCTGGCAGAGATGGCGGTGGAAATAGAAGCGTTAAGGTCGTTTACTTACCGGGTAGCATGGATGGTTGATCAAGGAATGAAGGTCATTAAAGAGGCGGCCATGTTAAAGCTATACGGATCAGAGGTTTACAACCGGGTAGCAGATAAAGCCGTACAAATCCACGGGGGCCTTGGCTATATTGCGGATTACCCAGTGGAACGCTTTTATCGTGATGCAAGGATTACGAGAATCTATGAAGGAACATCAGAGATTCAGAAAAATATCATTGCTGCCCAGTTAGAAAAAGAATACAGCTAA